In Pseudomonas lalkuanensis, the following are encoded in one genomic region:
- a CDS encoding hydrolase, producing the protein MNSFHSPVTTRTSFQPAWWLPGPHLQTLWSPFCRTPPHLHRQRERLWLEDGDFLDLDWHGPHEADAPLALVLHGLTGSSTSLYVLGLQQELATRGWASVAINWRGCSGEPNLLPRGYHSGVSEDLAATIRHLRASRPLAPLYAVGYSLGGNVLLKHLGETGEDCGLQGAVAVSVPYRLDQCADRIALGFSRVYQAHFMREMVDYVKQKQRLFAHHGQTEHLCTLERLGSLEGMRTFWDFDGRITAPLHGFDDAHDYYRRASSRYYLGGIRIPTLLIQSADDPFVFRHSLPEAHELSATTRMELHPRGGHVGFVEGSPRKPAYYLERRIPDWLASQTPER; encoded by the coding sequence ATGAACTCGTTCCATTCGCCGGTAACCACCCGCACCAGCTTCCAGCCGGCCTGGTGGTTGCCCGGCCCGCACCTGCAGACCCTCTGGTCGCCCTTCTGCCGCACGCCGCCGCATCTCCATCGGCAGCGTGAGCGGCTCTGGCTGGAGGACGGCGACTTCCTCGACCTGGACTGGCATGGTCCCCACGAGGCCGACGCACCCCTGGCGCTGGTCCTGCACGGCCTGACCGGATCTTCCACCTCGCTCTATGTGCTCGGCCTGCAACAGGAACTGGCCACTCGCGGCTGGGCCAGCGTCGCCATCAACTGGCGCGGCTGCTCGGGCGAGCCCAACCTGCTGCCCCGCGGCTATCACTCGGGCGTCAGCGAAGACCTGGCCGCCACCATCCGCCACCTGCGCGCCAGCCGTCCGCTGGCGCCGCTCTACGCGGTCGGCTACTCGTTGGGCGGCAATGTGCTGCTCAAACACCTTGGGGAAACCGGGGAAGACTGCGGCCTGCAGGGCGCCGTGGCAGTCTCGGTGCCCTATCGCCTGGACCAGTGCGCCGACCGCATCGCCCTCGGTTTCTCCAGGGTCTACCAGGCGCACTTCATGCGCGAGATGGTGGACTACGTGAAACAAAAGCAGCGCCTGTTCGCCCACCACGGACAGACGGAGCACCTCTGCACCCTGGAACGCCTCGGCTCGCTGGAAGGCATGCGTACCTTCTGGGACTTCGACGGTCGCATCACCGCACCCTTGCACGGCTTCGACGATGCCCACGACTACTACCGCCGCGCCTCCAGCCGCTACTACCTGGGCGGCATCCGCATCCCTACCCTGCTGATCCAGTCGGCCGACGACCCCTTCGTGTTCCGCCACAGCCTGCCGGAAGCCCACGAACTCTCGGCCACCACCCGCATGGAACTGCACCCCCGGGGCGGTCATGTGGGTTTTGTCGAAGGATCACCGCGCAAACCCGCCTATTACCTGGAACGGCGGATTCCGGACTGGCTGGCGAGTCAGACGCCGGAGCGCTGA
- the rsmD gene encoding 16S rRNA (guanine(966)-N(2))-methyltransferase RsmD, with product MRKPNAKPARPNHGGQGQLRIIGGEWRSRRFAFPDGPGLRPTPDRVRETLFNWLAPYVEGARVLDPFAGSGALYLEALSRGAAEGLALDLNPDSVAALRGHLDVLRCGKGQLLQTDALRYLDAQPSSAFDLVFLDPPFNQGLLQPVCSLLESRGWLAPRAWVYTESENPPSTLGLPGNWRLHREKKAGQVYYALWQRAAGDTPAA from the coding sequence ATGCGCAAGCCAAACGCAAAACCTGCCAGGCCGAATCACGGCGGCCAGGGCCAGTTACGCATCATCGGAGGCGAATGGCGCTCGCGGCGCTTCGCCTTCCCCGACGGTCCCGGCCTGCGACCCACGCCGGACCGGGTGCGTGAAACGCTGTTCAACTGGCTGGCGCCATACGTGGAAGGCGCGCGGGTGCTCGACCCCTTCGCCGGCAGCGGCGCGCTCTATCTGGAAGCCTTGTCCCGCGGTGCCGCCGAAGGCCTGGCGCTGGATCTGAACCCGGACTCCGTGGCCGCCCTGCGCGGCCATCTGGACGTCCTGCGCTGCGGCAAGGGCCAGCTATTGCAGACCGACGCCCTGCGCTACCTGGACGCCCAGCCGTCCAGCGCCTTCGACCTGGTGTTCCTCGACCCCCCCTTCAACCAGGGCCTGCTGCAACCGGTTTGCAGCCTGCTGGAGAGTCGCGGCTGGCTGGCACCCCGCGCCTGGGTCTATACCGAAAGCGAGAACCCGCCCTCCACACTGGGCCTGCCGGGCAACTGGCGCCTGCACCGCGAGAAGAAAGCCGGTCAGGTCTACTACGCCCTGTGGCAGCGTGCGGCCGGGGACACTCCCGCAGCCTGA
- a CDS encoding M16 family metallopeptidase, which yields MSERNGLRYGLLGLALIALLGVLAFIVNRPTTTIAETATPAPAQGLQSLAELGGKTPTRRTLDIQNWTTAEGAKVLFVAAPELPMFDLRLTFAAGSSQDGEIPGLATMTNAMLNEGVAGKDVTAIAEGFEGLGAEFGNGAYRDMAIASLRSLTAPEQRQPALDLFTQVIGAPTFPEDSLARIKNQMLAGFEYQKQNPGKLAGLELFDKLYGQHPYAHPSEGDEKSVPGITVAQMRAFHQKAYAAGNVVIALVGDLSRADAEAIANQVSKALPKGPALAKLPEPQAPKPGLNHIEFPSKQTHLMLAQLGIDRNDPDYAALYLGNQILGGGGFGTRLMEEVREKRGLTYGVSSGFTAMQVRGPFMIGLQTRAEMSQGTLKLIQDIVRQYLAEGPTQKELDDAKRELAGSFPLSTASNADIVGQLGAIGFYDLPLTYLEDFMAKVQALDVAQVKAAMAKHLAPDQFVIVTAGPTVPQKELPPPTDKPAEMPSGVPEH from the coding sequence ATGAGTGAGCGCAACGGCCTGCGTTACGGCCTGCTCGGCCTGGCCCTGATCGCCTTGCTCGGCGTGCTGGCCTTCATCGTCAATCGCCCGACCACCACCATCGCTGAAACCGCCACTCCGGCGCCGGCCCAGGGCCTGCAATCCCTGGCGGAACTGGGCGGCAAGACACCCACCCGCCGCACCCTGGACATCCAGAACTGGACCACCGCCGAAGGCGCCAAGGTGCTGTTCGTCGCCGCTCCCGAACTGCCGATGTTCGACCTGCGCCTGACCTTCGCCGCCGGCAGCAGCCAGGACGGCGAAATCCCCGGCCTGGCGACCATGACCAACGCCATGCTCAACGAGGGTGTGGCGGGCAAGGACGTCACCGCCATCGCCGAAGGCTTCGAGGGCCTGGGCGCGGAATTCGGCAACGGCGCCTACCGTGACATGGCCATCGCCAGCCTGCGCAGCCTCACCGCTCCCGAACAGCGCCAGCCGGCCCTGGACCTGTTCACCCAGGTGATCGGCGCGCCGACCTTCCCCGAAGACTCCCTGGCGCGGATCAAGAACCAGATGCTCGCCGGCTTCGAATACCAGAAGCAGAACCCCGGCAAACTCGCCGGCCTGGAACTCTTCGACAAGCTCTACGGCCAACACCCCTATGCCCACCCGAGCGAAGGCGACGAGAAGTCCGTCCCCGGTATCACCGTCGCGCAGATGCGCGCTTTCCACCAGAAGGCCTACGCCGCCGGCAACGTGGTGATCGCCCTGGTCGGCGACCTGTCCCGCGCCGACGCCGAAGCCATCGCCAACCAGGTTTCCAAGGCCCTGCCGAAAGGCCCGGCGCTGGCCAAGCTGCCGGAACCGCAGGCTCCGAAGCCCGGCCTCAACCATATCGAGTTCCCGTCCAAGCAGACCCACCTGATGCTGGCCCAGCTCGGCATCGACCGGAACGACCCGGACTACGCCGCGCTCTATCTGGGCAACCAGATACTCGGCGGTGGCGGCTTCGGCACCCGGCTGATGGAAGAAGTGCGCGAGAAACGCGGCCTGACCTACGGCGTCAGTTCGGGCTTCACCGCCATGCAGGTGCGCGGCCCGTTCATGATCGGCCTGCAAACCCGCGCGGAAATGAGCCAGGGCACGCTCAAGCTGATCCAGGACATCGTCCGCCAGTACCTGGCCGAAGGCCCCACCCAGAAGGAACTGGATGACGCCAAGCGTGAGCTGGCCGGCAGCTTCCCGCTGTCCACCGCGAGCAACGCCGACATCGTCGGCCAGTTGGGCGCCATCGGTTTCTACGACCTGCCGCTGACCTACCTGGAAGACTTCATGGCCAAGGTCCAGGCGCTGGACGTCGCCCAGGTGAAAGCCGCCATGGCCAAACACCTGGCCCCCGACCAGTTCGTCATCGTCACCGCCGGCCCGACGGTCCCCCAGAAGGAGCTGCCGCCTCCCACCGACAAGCCCGCCGAAATGCCCAGCGGCGTACCGGAGCACTGA
- a CDS encoding M16 family metallopeptidase: MKATARQAAGLLFCALCLPALALAADNQPTHEFTLDNGLKVVVREDHRAPVVVSQLWYKVGSSYETSGQTGLSHALEHMMFKGSRKLGPGEASRILRELGAEENAFTSDDYTAYYQVLARDRLGVAFELEADRLASLKLPPEEFSREIEVIKEERRLRTDDKPTAKAFERFKAMAYPASGYHIPTIGWMADLNRMKVEELRHWYESWYAPNNATLVVVGDVTPDEVKGLAERYFAGIPKREVPPAKKPLELATPGERRLTLHVRTQLPSLLMGFNVPGLATARDARQVHALRLISTLLDGGYSARLSSRLERGEELVSGASAWYDGFPRGDSLFVISATPNVQKGKTLEQTEAGIWRQLEDLKNTPPSADELKRVRAQAIADLVYQRDSITSQATTIGQLETVGLSWKLMDQDLAALEAVTPADIQAAARTFFTRDRLSVAHILPEEARNE; this comes from the coding sequence ATGAAAGCCACTGCCCGACAAGCCGCCGGCTTGCTGTTTTGCGCTCTCTGTCTGCCCGCTCTGGCCCTCGCTGCAGACAACCAACCCACCCACGAGTTCACCCTGGACAACGGCCTGAAGGTCGTGGTCCGTGAGGACCACCGCGCGCCCGTGGTGGTCTCCCAGCTCTGGTACAAGGTCGGCTCGAGCTACGAGACCTCCGGCCAGACCGGTCTCTCCCACGCCCTCGAGCACATGATGTTCAAAGGCAGCCGCAAGCTCGGCCCCGGCGAAGCCTCGCGCATCCTGCGGGAGCTCGGCGCCGAAGAGAACGCCTTCACCAGCGATGACTACACCGCCTATTACCAGGTGCTGGCCCGCGACCGCCTGGGCGTGGCCTTCGAGCTGGAAGCCGACCGGCTGGCCAGCCTCAAACTGCCGCCGGAAGAGTTCTCCCGCGAGATCGAGGTGATAAAGGAAGAACGCCGCCTGCGCACCGATGACAAGCCCACCGCCAAGGCGTTCGAGCGCTTCAAGGCGATGGCCTACCCGGCCAGCGGCTATCACATCCCTACCATCGGCTGGATGGCCGACCTCAACCGCATGAAGGTCGAGGAGCTGCGCCACTGGTACGAATCCTGGTACGCGCCGAACAACGCCACCCTGGTGGTGGTGGGCGACGTCACCCCGGACGAGGTCAAGGGCCTGGCCGAGCGCTATTTCGCCGGCATTCCGAAGCGTGAAGTGCCGCCTGCGAAGAAGCCCCTCGAGCTGGCCACCCCCGGCGAACGTCGCCTCACCCTGCACGTGCGCACCCAGCTGCCGAGCCTGCTGATGGGCTTCAACGTGCCGGGGCTGGCCACCGCCAGGGACGCCCGCCAGGTCCACGCCCTGCGCCTGATTTCCACCCTGCTCGACGGCGGCTACAGCGCACGCCTGTCCAGCCGGCTGGAGCGCGGCGAGGAACTGGTCAGCGGGGCCTCCGCCTGGTACGACGGTTTCCCCCGTGGCGACAGCCTTTTCGTCATCAGCGCCACCCCCAACGTGCAGAAGGGCAAGACCCTGGAGCAGACCGAGGCCGGCATCTGGCGTCAGCTGGAAGACCTGAAGAACACCCCGCCGAGCGCCGACGAACTCAAGCGCGTACGCGCCCAGGCCATCGCCGACCTGGTCTACCAGCGTGACTCCATCACCAGCCAGGCCACCACCATCGGCCAACTGGAAACCGTCGGCCTGTCCTGGAAGCTGATGGACCAGGATCTCGCGGCCCTCGAAGCCGTGACGCCTGCCGACATCCAGGCCGCCGCCAGGACCTTCTTTACCCGCGACCGCCTGAGCGTCGCCCACATCCTGCCCGAGGAGGCCCGCAATGAGTGA
- the ftsY gene encoding signal recognition particle-docking protein FtsY: MFGSNDDKKAPAQAGEKKSLFGWLRKKPQEVTPAAPAEPVAPVEADAPAAPAPAPETVPAAQPAAAPVAEQAPAPEVAPAPVETPAPAPVVAEAPAAAPVIAEAPVVAEPAAPAPAPAPAPAPAFVAEQPAPVAVPAPVAEPAPAPVAQAEPAKAGFFARLKQGLSKTSASIGEGMASLFLGRKAIDDDLLDEIETRLLTADVGVEATSAIVQSLTQKVARKQLADADALYKALQDELAALLRPVEQPLKIDNGHAPYVILVVGVNGVGKTTTIGKLAKKLQQDGKKVMLAAGDTFRAAAVEQLQVWGERNNIAVIAQHTGADSASVIFDAVQAARARGVDVLIADTAGRLHTKDNLMEELKKVRRVIGKLDDSAPHEVLLVLDAGTGQNAINQAKQFHQAVNLSGLALTKLDGTAKGGVIFALAKQFGLPIRYIGVGEGIDDLRTFEADAFVKALFAERESA, translated from the coding sequence ATGTTTGGTTCCAACGACGACAAGAAGGCTCCGGCCCAGGCCGGGGAAAAGAAATCCTTGTTCGGCTGGCTGCGCAAGAAGCCCCAGGAAGTCACTCCCGCCGCTCCGGCGGAGCCGGTGGCCCCTGTCGAGGCCGATGCCCCGGCTGCACCTGCGCCTGCCCCCGAAACCGTTCCGGCTGCCCAGCCTGCAGCTGCGCCAGTGGCCGAGCAGGCCCCCGCGCCCGAGGTTGCTCCCGCGCCGGTCGAAACGCCGGCTCCTGCTCCGGTTGTGGCAGAGGCTCCGGCCGCCGCGCCGGTGATTGCCGAAGCGCCGGTAGTCGCCGAGCCTGCTGCACCTGCACCTGCACCTGCACCTGCACCTGCACCTGCATTTGTCGCCGAGCAGCCTGCTCCGGTGGCCGTCCCTGCTCCTGTTGCCGAACCCGCCCCGGCCCCCGTCGCCCAGGCGGAGCCGGCCAAGGCCGGTTTCTTCGCGCGGCTCAAGCAGGGCCTGTCCAAGACCAGCGCCAGCATCGGCGAAGGCATGGCCAGCCTGTTCCTCGGGCGCAAGGCCATCGACGACGATCTGCTGGATGAAATCGAAACCCGTCTGCTGACCGCCGATGTCGGCGTGGAAGCCACCAGCGCCATCGTCCAGAGCCTGACCCAGAAGGTCGCGCGCAAGCAGCTCGCCGATGCCGATGCCCTGTACAAGGCGCTGCAGGACGAGTTGGCCGCGTTGCTGCGTCCGGTCGAGCAGCCGCTGAAGATCGACAACGGCCACGCGCCCTACGTGATCCTCGTGGTCGGCGTGAACGGCGTCGGCAAGACCACCACCATCGGCAAGCTGGCCAAGAAGCTGCAGCAGGATGGCAAGAAGGTCATGCTCGCCGCTGGCGACACCTTCCGTGCCGCCGCCGTGGAACAGCTGCAGGTCTGGGGCGAGCGTAACAACATCGCCGTGATCGCCCAGCACACCGGCGCCGACTCGGCTTCCGTGATCTTCGATGCCGTGCAGGCCGCCAGGGCCCGAGGCGTCGATGTGCTGATCGCCGACACCGCCGGCCGCCTGCATACCAAGGACAACCTGATGGAAGAGCTGAAGAAGGTGCGCCGCGTGATCGGCAAGCTGGACGACTCGGCTCCCCACGAAGTGCTGCTGGTGCTGGATGCCGGCACCGGGCAGAACGCCATCAACCAGGCCAAGCAGTTCCACCAGGCGGTCAATCTGTCCGGCCTGGCCCTGACCAAGCTGGACGGCACCGCCAAGGGCGGGGTGATCTTCGCCCTGGCCAAGCAGTTCGGCCTGCCGATCCGTTATATCGGCGTGGGCGAAGGCATCGACGATCTGCGTACCTTCGAAGCCGACGCCTTCGTGAAGGCCCTCTTCGCTGAGCGGGAGTCCGCATGA
- the ftsE gene encoding cell division ATP-binding protein FtsE, producing MIRFEQVGKRYPNGHVGLHELSFRVRRGEFLFVTGHSGAGKSTLLRLLLAMERPTSGKLLLAGQDLSTITNSQIPFLRRQIGVVFQNHQLLFDRSVFDNVALPLQIHGLSKAEIAKRVSVALERVSLADKAELYPADLSTGQQQRVGIARAVVHRPALLLADEPTGNLDPRLAAEIMGVFEDINRLGTTVLIASHDLALIARMRHRLLTLQRGRLIGDGEAV from the coding sequence ATGATTCGATTCGAGCAGGTCGGCAAACGCTATCCCAATGGCCATGTTGGCTTGCACGAACTGAGCTTCCGCGTTCGCCGCGGCGAGTTCCTCTTCGTCACCGGCCACTCCGGCGCCGGCAAGAGCACGCTGCTGCGCCTGCTGCTGGCCATGGAGCGTCCCACCAGCGGCAAGTTGCTGCTGGCGGGGCAGGACCTCTCGACCATCACCAATTCGCAGATCCCTTTCCTGCGCCGCCAGATCGGCGTCGTGTTCCAGAATCACCAGCTGCTGTTCGACCGCAGCGTGTTCGACAACGTCGCCCTGCCGCTGCAGATCCATGGCCTGTCCAAGGCGGAGATCGCCAAACGGGTGAGTGTGGCGCTGGAGCGGGTTTCCCTGGCGGACAAGGCCGAGCTCTACCCGGCCGACCTGTCCACCGGCCAGCAACAGCGCGTCGGCATCGCCCGCGCCGTGGTGCACCGCCCGGCCCTGCTGCTGGCGGACGAACCCACCGGTAACCTGGACCCGCGCCTGGCCGCCGAGATCATGGGCGTATTCGAGGACATCAATCGCTTGGGCACCACAGTGCTGATCGCCAGCCACGACCTGGCGCTGATCGCGCGCATGCGCCATCGCCTGCTCACCCTGCAACGCGGTCGCCTGATCGGTGATGGGGAGGCTGTCTGA
- the ftsX gene encoding permease-like cell division protein FtsX, which yields MSAKQMPPPKPAERVGASPRHVESPEKGDDGPDFRTLLHAWLESHRASLVDSLRRLGRQPVGSFFTCLVMAIALSLPMGLSLLLSNVERLGGSWQRAAQISLFMKMDASESQGQKLRDEIAGMPDVAEAEWISREQALAELQQQSGLGEALKELPQNPLPGVVLVTPKEVDKAGLEALRQRLSEMPGIEQAQLDLVWVERLSAILKLGERFVFGLAVLLILALLLVIGNTIRLHIENRRTEIEVIKLVGGTDSYVRRPFLYMGALYGTGAGLLAWLVLAYGLDWLNDAVVRLAGLYGSDFALAGVPLADGLSLLLGAVLLGYIGAWLAVARHLSELAPR from the coding sequence ATGAGCGCCAAGCAGATGCCGCCGCCGAAGCCCGCCGAGCGCGTGGGGGCTTCGCCCCGGCACGTCGAGTCGCCGGAGAAGGGTGACGACGGCCCGGATTTCCGCACCCTGCTGCACGCCTGGCTGGAAAGCCATCGCGCAAGCCTGGTGGACAGCCTGCGCCGCTTGGGCCGTCAGCCCGTTGGCAGCTTCTTCACCTGCCTGGTGATGGCCATCGCCCTCAGCCTGCCCATGGGCCTCTCCCTGCTGCTCAGCAACGTCGAGCGCCTGGGCGGTTCGTGGCAGCGCGCGGCGCAGATTTCCCTGTTCATGAAAATGGACGCCAGCGAATCCCAGGGGCAGAAACTGCGCGACGAGATCGCCGGCATGCCCGACGTCGCCGAGGCCGAGTGGATCAGCCGCGAGCAGGCCCTGGCCGAACTGCAACAGCAGTCAGGCCTTGGGGAAGCGCTCAAGGAACTGCCGCAGAACCCGCTGCCGGGTGTGGTCCTGGTGACGCCCAAGGAAGTCGACAAGGCAGGGCTGGAAGCGCTGCGCCAGCGTCTCTCGGAGATGCCGGGTATCGAGCAGGCGCAACTGGATCTGGTCTGGGTCGAGCGGCTGTCGGCCATCCTCAAGCTGGGCGAGCGTTTTGTCTTCGGTCTGGCGGTGCTGCTGATCCTGGCGCTGCTGCTGGTGATCGGTAATACCATTCGTCTGCATATCGAGAACCGCCGCACCGAGATCGAGGTGATCAAACTGGTGGGCGGAACCGATAGCTACGTGCGTCGCCCCTTCCTTTATATGGGCGCGCTCTATGGCACCGGCGCCGGCCTGCTGGCCTGGCTGGTGCTGGCCTATGGCCTGGATTGGCTGAACGACGCCGTGGTGCGTCTGGCCGGCCTCTACGGCAGTGATTTCGCCCTGGCGGGCGTGCCATTGGCCGATGGTCTATCCCTGCTTCTGGGCGCCGTTCTGCTGGGCTACATTGGTGCCTGGCTGGCCGTCGCCCGTCATCTCAGTGAGCTGGCGCCCCGTTAG
- the rpoH gene encoding RNA polymerase sigma factor RpoH: MTTSLQPVYALAPGANLEAYVHAVNGIPLLSVEQERDLAERLFYEQDLEAARQMVLAHLRFVVHIAKSYSGYGLAQADLIQEGNVGLMKAVKRFNPEMGVRLVSFAVHWIKAEIHEFILRNWRIVKVATTKAQRKLFFNLRSQKKRLTWLNNDEVHAVANTLGVEPHEVREMESRLTGQDMAFDPAADADDDTAFQAPAHYLEDHRYDPARQLEEADWSDSSTANLHEALDGLDERSRDILYQRWLAEEKATLHDLAAKYNVSAERIRQLEKNAMNKLKGFIQA; encoded by the coding sequence ATGACCACTTCCCTGCAACCTGTCTATGCCCTGGCCCCCGGTGCGAACCTGGAGGCATACGTGCATGCGGTCAACGGCATCCCGCTGTTGTCCGTCGAGCAGGAGCGCGATCTGGCCGAACGCCTCTTCTACGAACAAGATCTGGAAGCGGCACGGCAAATGGTATTGGCGCACCTGCGCTTCGTCGTGCACATCGCCAAGAGTTATTCCGGCTACGGCCTGGCCCAGGCCGACCTGATCCAGGAAGGCAACGTCGGCCTGATGAAGGCCGTGAAGCGCTTCAACCCCGAGATGGGCGTGCGCCTGGTGTCTTTCGCGGTGCACTGGATCAAGGCCGAGATCCACGAGTTCATCCTGCGCAACTGGCGCATCGTCAAGGTCGCCACCACCAAGGCGCAGCGCAAGCTGTTCTTCAATCTGCGCAGCCAGAAGAAGCGTCTGACCTGGCTGAACAATGATGAAGTCCACGCGGTGGCCAACACCCTCGGTGTCGAGCCCCACGAAGTGCGCGAGATGGAAAGCCGGTTGACCGGCCAGGACATGGCGTTCGATCCGGCGGCGGATGCCGACGACGACACCGCCTTCCAGGCACCGGCCCATTACCTGGAAGACCACCGCTACGACCCGGCGCGCCAGCTGGAGGAAGCGGACTGGAGCGACAGCTCCACCGCCAACCTGCACGAAGCCCTGGACGGCCTGGACGAGCGCAGCCGCGACATCCTCTACCAGCGCTGGCTGGCCGAGGAGAAGGCGACGCTGCACGACCTGGCGGCCAAGTACAACGTCTCCGCCGAGCGTATTCGCCAGCTGGAGAAGAACGCCATGAACAAGCTCAAGGGCTTCATTCAGGCGTGA